Proteins from a genomic interval of Lolium perenne isolate Kyuss_39 chromosome 1, Kyuss_2.0, whole genome shotgun sequence:
- the LOC127320872 gene encoding rho GDP-dissociation inhibitor 1 has translation MDAEEEASASMAEEDEEEEDAGSVALGPQVPLKDHLQLLKEGEDDSLRRWKEQLLGDVDTTKLGESAEPEVTVLNLTILAPGRPDLLLSIPFADDSGRAFTLKDGSPYSFRFSFTVANNIVSGLKYSHTVWKAGVRVENQKVMLGTFGPRQEPYTYDAEEDTTPSGIFARGSYSAKLKFVDDDGKVYLDMRYCFEIRKEWGGVV, from the exons ATGGATGCGGAGGAGGAAGCGTCGGCGAGCATGGCGGAGgaagacgaggaagaggaggacgccgGCAGCGTGGCTCTCGGCCCCCAGGTTCCCCTCAAGGACCACCTCCAGCTCCTCAAG GAGGGGGAGGACGACAGCCTGAGGAGATGGAAGGAGCAGCTCCTCGGAGACGTCGACACCACCAAGCTCGGAG AGAGTGCAGAACCGGAGGTGACCGTCCTGAACCTGACCATCCTGGCGCCGGGGAGGCCGGACCTGCTCCTGTCGATCCCGTTCGCCGACGACAGCGGCAGGGCCTTCACGCTCAAGGACGGCAGCCCCTACAGCTTCCGCTTCTCCTTCACCGTCGCCAACAACATCGTGTCCGGCCTCAAGTACTCGCACACCGTCTGGAAGGCCGGCGTAAGAG TGGAGAATCAGAAGGTGATGCTCGGGACCTTCGGCCCTCGGCAGGAGCCGTACACCTACGACGCCGAGGAAGACACCACCCCGAGCGGCATCTTTGCGAGGGGTTCTTATTCTGCTAAACTGAAG TTCGTGGACGACGATGGGAAGGTGTACTTGGACATGAGGTACTGCTTTGAGATCAGGAAGGAATGGGGAGGAGTAGTCTAA